The following is a genomic window from Pseudothermotoga thermarum DSM 5069.
CGACCTACCATGGAGAGACGATGCAAGGAAGATAGTAGTTATAATCACAGACGTTTTCACAGACTCTGTTCATGGTCCAAACTGGTACTTCGCGCACGGTTGCTCAAGCTCGCCATATGCCGTGGACATGGCTATGAGAGAAAAGAACATTCATCTGTATTTCTGTCAGCCAGATGAAGAAAACATGGCGAAAACAGAACTTAGCGAGAATTTCTCTGAAATGGTCAACCCAAAGGTCAGGGAAGCAAATTTCGATATTCTACTCAAACTCAACGACCTTACAAAGAAGCTCTCTTGGCCATTTTGCCTGGGTTAGCGATTTTGCAAATGTTCCTTTCCAAGTTCGAAGAAGTATATCCAAAGTCAAGATATCCATAGCAACCGTTGATGGATCAAACCAAGTGGAATTTGATTTTTGTCCTTCAACAAGCCTTGAACCCTGTCCAAAAACCACGGTGAAACTACTTGTTCGGGATGAAACAGATCAAATTCTTCAGGGAAGAAGAAACGTTGACGTCAGCCTTTACAAAGTGATTGGCGAATTGGGCAGATTTAAGAAGATTTTCCAAGGCTGCGATGAAAACGGTTTAGTGGAACTTGATTTGATACCTTTGGAAGATTACTACTGCACCGTGGAAACCGGTTCGAAACCAGATTACAGATACTACATGTTCGGCTTGTGTTGGAGAGGCTGGCTATCTGTAAAAGAACTCGAACCAATATTCGAAATAACCGTCCAAACTGCCTACAAGGACATGGAAATCTATCGCTTGAAAGGGCTTCTGCAGGAAATCAAAGTTATGAAAATTGCCACTTCAAGAACGATTCAGCTTGCACATCAGATTGAAAATCTTTTAAAAGATATTCTTCACGATGGTACTGTAAGTATTCAAGAACTTGATTTGGTCAAGAGAGCTATCTTCACATTGGCTGTTTTGGTAAACTGTTCTCACTATGCAACTGTTGAAAATGATCGCTTAATGGATGATATACTTCAAACAGTACATAAAGTCAATGCCATGCTTGATACGGCTTTGGAACTTGCTGAAGGACTTAGCAAATTCAAGGATAAACTCGAGTCAGCCGTAAACATCATAATCGATGTCGTCACCGGGAATTGGGAAGGTATCGCCAAGGATCTGACGGTCGAAGCATTGGTCCAAAAATTGATTGACTACATAAAGAAGGAACTTCCCGATAGGATAATAGATGCGTTAATTGACAAGTTGCGCGAAGTGTTGGACGTACCAGATATCTTGGTGGGATATTTCGATACGTTCATAAGACATGCCATTCGGAGAGACTTTGAAGACTTGAAGAATCGCATCGAAAGTTTTGTGCTCACAAATGTTGTACAACCGAATTTTGTCAGTTTTATGGATGAAGCACTTGACAAACTAATCGCCAGCGCACCGAGTTTCTTAAGCGTAGTACCAACTGAATGGCTTGATCTAAGTGATTCTTCGACAAAGCTAAAACAGATCTTTGAGAACTTTCGACAGGACTACATGAACAATCTTTTCTACAGCGCTTATGAAAACCCGAAAGAGCAACCTGTCATCGACGATTGGGCATCGACACTATCAACCTTTAACGAGATGCTGATGCTTGTTCTATCGTTGGTACAGATTCTGCAGAACAATTCTCTTGCAATTGAGGAATCCTTTGGATTAATGCCAGATTTTACACCGCTCATAAATGCCATAACAAACCTTTTCCCATTCTTTGATGAGCTAAAAGCGATGACAAAAACCTTCGAGATGGCTTTAAAAACTAACCATTTGCTTTCGATGCAAACCATTCTTAAAAAAGTGCCCCAACTTGTACTCAAAAATTGATTCAAATAAGAAAATTAAAACCCCGCCTAATTGGCGGGGTTTTCTTCCAAAGTTCCAATTGCTTAACTTCTTGGAAAAACTATGAACTTAATGGCGGTTCTTGTTTCGTTGTCAATTTGAACATCGGTGAATGCTGGGATGCTCACTAGATCAATGCCACTTGGTGCAAGGTATCCTCTTGCAATAGCTATTGCTTTGACTGCTTGGTTGACTGCCCCTGCACCGATTGCCTGAAGTTCTGCCCTTCCATGTTCTCTTATCATACCAGCCAAAGCTCCAGCCACCTTGTTAGGATTGGAGTTGGAAGCCACCTTTAGTACTTCCATTCGTTCTACCTCCCTCGTAGTTCTATTGTTTTACCAAAGTTTGCAGCATAGTTTATTACTAACCATTTGGCGCGCCTGGCAGGACTTGAACCCGCAACCATCGGATCCGAAGTCCGACGCTCTATCCAATTGAGCTACAGGCGCGCCCTTTGGGGTGACCAGCGGGATTTGAACCCGCGACCACCTGATCCACAGTCAGGCGCTCTGCCAGCTGAGCTATGGTCACCACAGCTGGTGCGCCCGGCGGGAGTCGAACCCACAACCCTCGGATTAGAAGTCCGATGCTCTATCCTGTTGAGCTACGGGCGCTGGAGCGGGCGACGGGATTCGAACCCGCAACCCTCGGCTTGGAAGGCCGATGCTCTACCGTTGAGCTACACCCGCTCGCTTGATTACCAGTCATTATTTTACTATAATCTTTCCAAAAATCAATACCCTAACCAACGTTTTCACTTTTTTTCGGTTGATCTGGTGCGGTGAAAAAGCCGACGATTGCAAGTATATCTCCAACTAACATCAAAATCATTCCTACAAGAATGATCAACAATATCGCGCCCCATTTGTAAAGACTGGCAGCAGTGTTGAAAATAGGAACGTTCAACCTCTCTGCCAACAGTCTATAAGCCTTCACCCGGTAGACAAGAGATATTATACCCAAAACCACAACAGCTATGAAGCCTCCTATTGTTGAAGCACCTGCGCTGAAGAACCTTCCCATCATTATCAAGCCAAAACTACTCATCAATGTGACGGAGATGACTACCAGCGCGACAAACCAAAGAATCGTCGGGATCAAAAAGTACGTGAAAACATTTTGATCTTCGACTATTTTCGCAATGTTGTTAACCGCCACAAGAAAGAGTATTAACCCAATCAAACCCAAAAGCCAGCCAGCTGCTGGAATGGATCCAAGCAAAGTTAATATAAGTCCAACTCCTGCAAGTGTTTTAGCCGTTTTCATATCCATCTTGGAGGTGTCAACTTAAGCCGGGGAATAAGATAAAATAAACGGGAACCAACTCTTCTCACCGAAAGGAGGTTCCCGTGAATATGAAAGTTACAACAACAAATATCACCGAGTACCTATACCAAATTATACCAAACCTTTTTCAAAGACAAAGAGTTCCACATGAGGCGAAAGTATGAACTTGCATTAAGGAAGGCAGCAGCCATAATTGGAGTCAGTCATGAAGCCTTGAGGAAATGGTGGGCAAGAATGAAAGAAGAGATATTTGCTGAGAAGATAGAAGGCAATGCAGTAGTAGCTATAGACGAGATGAAGGTGAACATAAATGAGGTTAAGAGGAAGAAAGTGATCTATGCGTTGGTCAGTAAGACACGAGAGAAAGGCAAAGCAGAGACTTAGGGTGAATTTTGTGTCTGGACAAAATACCTCAGTTGAAACATCTGGTTCAGCTCATACATACATCCCTTTACCCTCATTATCCCGTTCCTCCATTTTGTCTCCCTCAGGTTCTTCCTGTGCAAATATACGCTTAACTCCAATAGCTCAACACTCCCAAAATATCCCCCACTTTTTATCCTTACTCGCTCTATCTTGCTGTTTATGCTCTCCACCGCATTCGTCGTGTATATGTATCCCCTCAATTCCTCAGGATATTTCGTATATGCCACGTATTTCTCTTTCTTACCCTCCAAATATCTCACAAAACTCGGATACTCCTCTTTGTACTTCTCAAGCAGCTTCCCCATCTTCCCTAATGCCTCTTCATAGCTGAGTTTCTTCAATTCGTCCAACCCTTCCTTGAACCCCTTCGCATCCTCTCGCTTCATTTGCCTATCCGCATTCCTCTTCAAATGCTTCACACAAAGCTGGTGATCCGCTAATGGATATACCATCCTTATTATCTCCCCTAAGCCACTTAAATCGTCGCTTACTACTACCATCACCCTCTTCAAGCCACGTCTCACCAAATCCTCAAATACCTTCCCCCATTCCACCCTGCTCTCCTTACCCAAATACGTGTACAAACCGTATATGTCCTTCTTCCCCTCCATGTCTATCCCCAATACTATGTAACATACCCCATACCTTACTTTCCCTTCTTCCCTTATCTCACTGTGGTAACCATCTATTATTAGCGCAAATGCCTCACTCGGTAGCTCCCTCTCCTTGAACCATCTCAATTCTTCCTTCAACCCTTCCTTTATCCTCTCAAGCTCCTTCTCCGAGTATGGTAACCCTAACCTCTTCAAAACACTCATTATCTCAGACTCCGAAAACCCACTCGCTATCATCGATTCCAATAACTTAACATACGATTCGTCCAGCCTCTTGTACTTTTCCTTCAATAAATGTGGCCTAAAACCGCCTTTCCTCGTCCTCGGTACTTCAAGTTCCAAAATTCCATACGTGCTGTAAAGATCCCTTTCATACTTCCCGTTCCCTTTGTCCCCTTCCTCAGTCTCAAGATATATCTTTCTCTCTGAAAGCATTATCGTGTTCAAAAGCCTTTCAAACAAATCTGCAAGTGTTTCCCTTTGCTTTTGATCAGAATCATCCGCATATTCCTTAAGCAACATCTCTAAAGACCTTTTCTTGACTTGTTCAAAGTATTCCCTGTCTTCCAGAAATTTGTTCGACATGCCCGACACCTCCTTATTGTACAATAATCTTACCACCAGACACAAAATTATCCGAACTCCCAAAAG
Proteins encoded in this region:
- a CDS encoding IS256 family transposase, which codes for MEDREYFEQVKKRSLEMLLKEYADDSDQKQRETLADLFERLLNTIMLSERKIYLETEEGDKGNGKYERDLYSTYGILELEVPRTRKGGFRPHLLKEKYKRLDESYVKLLESMIASGFSESEIMSVLKRLGLPYSEKELERIKEGLKEELRWFKERELPSEAFALIIDGYHSEIREEGKVRYGVCYIVLGIDMEGKKDIYGLYTYLGKESRVEWGKVFEDLVRRGLKRVMVVVSDDLSGLGEIIRMVYPLADHQLCVKHLKRNADRQMKREDAKGFKEGLDELKKLSYEEALGKMGKLLEKYKEEYPSFVRYLEGKKEKYVAYTKYPEELRGYIYTTNAVESINSKIERVRIKSGGYFGSVELLELSVYLHRKNLRETKWRNGIMRVKGCMYELNQMFQLRYFVQTQNSP
- a CDS encoding stage V sporulation protein S, which gives rise to MEVLKVASNSNPNKVAGALAGMIREHGRAELQAIGAGAVNQAVKAIAIARGYLAPSGIDLVSIPAFTDVQIDNETRTAIKFIVFPRS
- a CDS encoding DUF996 domain-containing protein, whose translation is MDMKTAKTLAGVGLILTLLGSIPAAGWLLGLIGLILFLVAVNNIAKIVEDQNVFTYFLIPTILWFVALVVISVTLMSSFGLIMMGRFFSAGASTIGGFIAVVVLGIISLVYRVKAYRLLAERLNVPIFNTAASLYKWGAILLIILVGMILMLVGDILAIVGFFTAPDQPKKSENVG